Proteins from a single region of Chengkuizengella sediminis:
- a CDS encoding competence/damage-inducible protein A — protein MKAEIIAVGTEILLGQIVNTNAQYLSEKLAQIGINVYFQTVVGDNKERIAEALKIADKRADIIICCGGLGPTQDDLTKDIFAEFVGKSIEVHQPSMKKMSDLFKKRGIEMTENNIKQAYMVSDCEPLLNDIGLAVGVALTQNKHHYILLPGPPKELKPMFDHYAVPWLQSIIGEEQPLHSKFLKFAGIGESILEDRLKDLMEQQIDPSIAPYAKEGEVMIRLTTKAESQQKAYEKMKSVENEIINRVGKYLYASENITFEEALIKMMGSKNLTLSVAESCTGGKISQLITSVAGSSSVYQGGVVCYSNQLKHEFLNIPMELLEGKDAPGAVSSQTAEMLAENLNHQTNTDWSISVTGVAGPSESEGKPVGLVFIGIKQKGHPVKVKSVQMPGNREIVQLRAAKYALYQLWKENKGNIIS, from the coding sequence TTGAAAGCTGAAATTATAGCAGTAGGTACAGAAATCTTATTAGGACAAATTGTGAATACCAATGCTCAGTATTTATCTGAAAAACTAGCTCAAATAGGCATCAATGTTTATTTTCAAACCGTTGTTGGTGATAATAAAGAGAGAATTGCTGAAGCATTAAAAATAGCAGATAAACGTGCTGATATTATTATATGTTGTGGAGGTTTGGGACCTACTCAAGATGATTTAACGAAAGATATTTTTGCTGAATTTGTAGGGAAATCAATCGAAGTTCATCAGCCCTCAATGAAAAAGATGAGCGATTTGTTTAAGAAACGTGGAATTGAAATGACCGAAAATAATATAAAACAAGCCTATATGGTTTCTGACTGTGAACCTTTGTTAAATGATATAGGGCTTGCTGTCGGAGTTGCTTTAACTCAAAATAAACATCATTACATATTATTACCTGGTCCTCCAAAAGAGCTGAAACCAATGTTTGATCACTATGCTGTTCCATGGCTGCAATCTATAATTGGAGAAGAGCAACCGTTACATTCAAAGTTTTTAAAGTTTGCAGGAATTGGTGAATCAATACTCGAGGACCGTCTAAAGGATTTAATGGAGCAACAAATAGACCCTTCAATAGCTCCTTATGCTAAAGAAGGAGAAGTAATGATTCGACTCACTACAAAAGCTGAATCACAACAAAAAGCCTATGAAAAAATGAAATCTGTAGAGAATGAGATTATCAATAGAGTAGGTAAATACCTTTATGCATCAGAAAATATCACTTTTGAAGAAGCATTAATAAAAATGATGGGGTCTAAGAACTTAACATTATCTGTTGCTGAGAGCTGTACAGGTGGAAAGATTAGCCAATTGATAACAAGCGTTGCTGGAAGTTCTTCAGTTTATCAAGGTGGTGTTGTTTGTTATAGCAATCAATTGAAACACGAATTTCTTAATATTCCTATGGAGTTGCTAGAAGGAAAAGATGCTCCGGGGGCAGTCAGTTCACAAACAGCGGAAATGTTAGCAGAAAATTTGAATCACCAAACAAATACAGATTGGTCTATATCAGTGACTGGTGTTGCTGGACCTTCAGAATCTGAAGGGAAACCCGTCGGATTAGTATTCATAGGGATTAAACAAAAGGGGCATCCAGTAAAGGTGAAATCTGTGCAAATGCCAGGAAATCGTGAAATAGTTCAATTGAGAGCAGCAAAATATGCCTTATATCAATTATGGAAAGAAAATAAGGGAAATATAATCAGTTGA
- the pgsA gene encoding CDP-diacylglycerol--glycerol-3-phosphate 3-phosphatidyltransferase, which yields MNLANRITLARIFLVPIIMFFLLVNLDFPPLEFAQFEITYSQMIATLIFIIAASTDGLDGYIARKRKIVTNLGKLLDPLADKLLVAAVLISLVDMGKLEAWIAIVIISREFAVTGLRQVALLDGKVVAASKWGKWKTASQITAIIALLLNNFPFTFIGFPFDLIASWIAVIITVYSGIDYFLKNKSVIHFSTNKQ from the coding sequence ATGAACTTAGCCAATCGCATAACTTTGGCCAGGATTTTTTTGGTACCAATCATTATGTTTTTTTTATTGGTTAATTTAGATTTTCCACCTTTAGAATTTGCGCAATTTGAAATTACTTATAGCCAAATGATTGCTACTTTAATTTTTATCATTGCGGCAAGCACAGATGGTTTAGATGGATATATTGCCCGGAAAAGGAAGATCGTTACAAACTTAGGGAAATTACTTGATCCTTTAGCTGACAAGCTATTAGTTGCAGCTGTGTTAATTTCACTAGTTGATATGGGGAAATTGGAAGCTTGGATTGCCATCGTTATAATTAGTCGCGAGTTTGCTGTGACAGGACTAAGGCAAGTTGCATTACTAGATGGAAAAGTTGTGGCCGCAAGTAAATGGGGGAAATGGAAAACTGCATCTCAGATTACGGCTATTATCGCATTGTTGCTTAATAATTTTCCTTTTACATTTATCGGATTTCCATTTGATCTTATTGCAAGTTGGATAGCTGTCATTATTACAGTATATTCTGGAATTGATTATTTTCTTAAAAATAAATCTGTCATACACTTTTCAACAAATAAACAATAG
- the rimO gene encoding 30S ribosomal protein S12 methylthiotransferase RimO: MSEKVNLVTLGCEKNLVDSEIMSGLIHERGYSITDDKSDATVIIVNTCGFIDAAKEESVNTILDLADLKNTANLKALIVSGCLTQRYKEQLMDEMPEIDGIVGTGDFDKINQIIDEALKGAKPAIVGNPIFNYESALPRKVTTPRYTAYVKIAEGCDNACTFCSIPIMRGKFRSRSIESIIAEVKQLAQQGVKEISLIAQDSTNYGTDLYDQFKLPELLNQVSEVKGIDWVRLHYAYPGFFTDELIETIANNPKICKYIDMPLQHSEDQILKRMRRPGRQTDTRALIEKIRKRIPEISLRTSIIVGFPGETEENFEKLCDFIKEIKFDRLGVFTYSQEEDTPASRLPDQVPDDVKERRSNILMEIQRVVAKEQNNKHIGKVLDVLIERYDGRNDVFIGRSQYDAPEIDGEVFVSNLKANIGELHPVRITHSIEYDLTGEGNL; the protein is encoded by the coding sequence ATGAGTGAAAAAGTCAACCTAGTGACTCTTGGCTGTGAAAAAAATTTAGTGGATTCAGAAATCATGTCTGGATTAATTCACGAGCGTGGATATTCCATTACAGATGATAAAAGTGATGCAACTGTCATTATTGTGAATACATGCGGTTTTATAGATGCGGCTAAAGAAGAATCAGTCAATACCATATTAGATCTTGCTGATCTAAAAAACACCGCAAATCTTAAAGCATTAATTGTGTCTGGTTGTTTAACACAAAGATATAAAGAGCAATTAATGGATGAAATGCCAGAAATTGACGGCATAGTAGGTACAGGTGATTTTGATAAAATCAATCAAATCATTGACGAGGCTCTAAAGGGAGCCAAGCCTGCAATTGTAGGTAATCCTATCTTTAATTATGAATCAGCATTACCACGTAAAGTAACGACTCCTAGATACACAGCATATGTGAAAATTGCAGAGGGTTGTGATAACGCATGTACTTTCTGTAGTATCCCAATTATGCGAGGTAAATTTAGAAGCCGAAGCATTGAATCTATCATTGCTGAAGTAAAACAATTGGCACAACAAGGAGTAAAAGAAATTAGTTTAATTGCTCAGGATTCAACAAATTATGGTACAGATCTATATGATCAATTTAAGCTGCCTGAATTATTAAATCAAGTAAGTGAGGTAAAAGGAATCGACTGGGTTCGATTACATTATGCATATCCAGGTTTCTTTACTGATGAATTGATTGAAACGATTGCTAACAATCCCAAAATTTGCAAATATATAGATATGCCTCTACAACATAGTGAAGATCAAATCTTAAAAAGAATGAGAAGACCTGGTAGACAAACAGATACAAGAGCATTAATTGAAAAAATACGAAAAAGGATTCCAGAAATTTCCTTGAGAACCTCCATTATCGTAGGCTTTCCTGGTGAAACGGAAGAGAATTTTGAAAAATTATGTGATTTTATAAAAGAAATTAAATTTGACCGATTAGGTGTATTTACTTACTCTCAAGAAGAGGATACGCCAGCGTCAAGACTGCCCGATCAAGTCCCCGATGATGTAAAGGAACGAAGATCTAACATTTTGATGGAAATTCAAAGGGTAGTTGCAAAGGAACAAAATAATAAACATATTGGTAAGGTTTTAGATGTATTAATAGAACGTTATGATGGCCGAAATGATGTATTTATAGGACGGTCACAGTATGACGCACCGGAAATAGATGGAGAAGTGTTTGTTTCAAACTTAAAAGCTAACATTGGTGAATTGCACCCAGTTCGCATCACTCACTCTATTGAATATGATCTAACAGGGGAGGGGAATCTATGA
- a CDS encoding YajQ family cyclic di-GMP-binding protein, with the protein MASEYSFDIVSKVDFQELSNAIHQAEREIQTRFDFKGSKSEISLDGEEVTIISDDDYKLQSVLDILKSKMVKRNVSIKNLEFDKIEPAASSTVRQKIKVKQGIDQENNKKIRKLIQDEKLKVKTQVQGEQIRVTGKNKDDLQKVIHLLNEADLTLELQFINMR; encoded by the coding sequence ATGGCTTCCGAATATTCATTTGATATTGTGTCTAAGGTGGATTTTCAAGAATTAAGCAATGCTATTCATCAAGCAGAGAGAGAAATTCAAACTCGATTTGATTTTAAAGGGAGTAAAAGTGAAATCTCATTAGATGGTGAAGAAGTAACTATTATTTCTGATGATGACTATAAATTGCAGAGCGTGTTAGATATTTTAAAATCAAAGATGGTGAAAAGGAACGTTTCCATTAAAAATTTAGAATTCGATAAGATAGAACCTGCTGCATCAAGTACTGTGAGGCAGAAAATAAAGGTTAAACAAGGGATTGACCAAGAAAATAATAAAAAAATACGGAAATTGATTCAGGATGAAAAATTAAAAGTAAAAACGCAAGTACAAGGTGAGCAAATTCGTGTCACCGGGAAGAATAAAGATGATTTACAAAAAGTGATTCATTTGTTAAATGAAGCTGATTTGACATTAGAATTACAATTTATAAACATGAGATAA